The Candidatus Zixiibacteriota bacterium genome includes a region encoding these proteins:
- a CDS encoding sulfite exporter TauE/SafE family protein, with protein PMRIAVGTASAMVAATAFTGFLGHALHGSFNPSWAIPIAVITIFGGVLGGKTALKTKPKYLKTLFAVTTLIAALLMILNSGIGN; from the coding sequence TCCCATGCGTATTGCTGTGGGGACAGCGTCTGCGATGGTGGCGGCAACGGCGTTCACTGGTTTTCTAGGACATGCATTGCATGGGAGTTTCAATCCTTCTTGGGCTATACCAATTGCGGTTATAACGATATTTGGCGGAGTGTTAGGAGGTAAAACTGCTCTTAAAACAAAACCGAAATACTTAAAAACACTTTTTGCCGTCACTACTCTAATTGCAGCTTTACTCATGATTCTAAATTCTGGTATTGGTAATTGA
- a CDS encoding NAD-dependent succinate-semialdehyde dehydrogenase, giving the protein MKAINPATNELIKEYKEHTKEEASQIINACHNEHLSWRKIPFGDRAQLMHKAADNLRENKEEYARTMTLEMGKIIAEARAEIEKCAWVCDFYAGNAERFLQDEIIETDASKSFAAFEPLGVVLAVMPWNFPFWQVFRFAAPALMAGNGGVLKHASNVPGCALAIERVFHEAGFPENIFRTMLIASGKVADVIKNNRIKAVTLTGSEPAGMQVASIAGQALKKTVLELGGSDPYIVLEDADIKACVETSVTARMINAGQSCIAAKRFIVVESAARQFEEEHTRIMKSLKIGDPLSDDTQVAPMARMDLLEELDGQVQKSIKLGAKLLCGGKKAEGPGAFYLPTVLSDVKKGMPVYNEETFGPVTAIIKVKDAEDAVEVANDSEFGLGGSLWSKDLRKAESIARRIETGSVFINGMTKSDPRLPFGGIKKSGFGRELSHYGIKEFVNIKTIWIA; this is encoded by the coding sequence ATGAAAGCCATCAACCCTGCTACTAATGAACTCATAAAAGAGTATAAAGAACATACCAAAGAAGAAGCCAGCCAAATTATAAATGCCTGCCATAATGAACATCTATCTTGGCGGAAAATACCCTTTGGCGACCGGGCACAATTGATGCATAAAGCGGCGGATAACCTTCGCGAAAACAAAGAGGAATATGCCCGAACAATGACACTCGAAATGGGGAAAATCATCGCCGAAGCGCGCGCCGAAATCGAGAAATGCGCCTGGGTGTGCGATTTTTATGCCGGCAACGCCGAGCGATTCCTTCAGGATGAGATTATCGAAACCGATGCCAGCAAAAGCTTTGCCGCTTTCGAGCCGCTTGGCGTAGTGTTGGCTGTGATGCCCTGGAATTTCCCGTTCTGGCAGGTGTTCCGTTTCGCCGCGCCGGCCCTGATGGCTGGCAACGGCGGCGTTTTGAAACATGCTTCGAATGTTCCCGGCTGTGCTCTTGCTATCGAGAGGGTTTTTCATGAAGCGGGATTTCCGGAAAATATATTCAGAACGATGCTGATAGCCTCCGGCAAAGTGGCTGATGTAATCAAGAACAATCGTATCAAAGCGGTTACTCTTACCGGCAGCGAACCGGCGGGCATGCAGGTGGCATCCATAGCCGGGCAGGCGCTTAAAAAGACAGTCCTTGAGCTTGGCGGCTCCGATCCGTATATCGTGCTGGAGGACGCCGATATAAAAGCCTGCGTCGAGACCTCAGTTACAGCCCGTATGATTAACGCCGGCCAGAGCTGTATCGCCGCCAAGCGGTTTATTGTAGTCGAATCGGCGGCAAGGCAATTCGAGGAGGAGCATACCCGGATAATGAAATCGCTAAAAATCGGCGACCCGCTTTCGGATGATACACAGGTTGCCCCGATGGCGAGGATGGACTTACTCGAGGAGTTGGACGGGCAGGTTCAAAAATCAATCAAGCTTGGCGCTAAGCTTCTCTGCGGCGGTAAAAAAGCTGAGGGACCCGGAGCTTTCTATCTCCCTACTGTTTTGTCTGATGTCAAAAAGGGAATGCCGGTTTACAATGAGGAAACATTCGGTCCGGTAACCGCGATTATCAAAGTGAAAGATGCCGAAGACGCTGTCGAGGTTGCCAATGATTCGGAATTCGGGTTGGGGGGAAGTCTCTGGTCGAAGGATTTGCGCAAGGCTGAATCAATCGCTCGCAGAATCGAGACCGGGTCGGTATTCATCAACGGCATGACTAAATCCGATCCCCGTTTACCATTCGGCGGCATAAAAAAATCCGGTTTCGGACGGGAGCTTTCGCATTATGGCATAAAAGAATTTGTCAATATCAAGACGATTTGGATTGCCTGA
- the uvrC gene encoding excinuclease ABC subunit UvrC, with the protein MSDSEKQNLQNAAGVEFSTKLKNISDSPGVYLFKNAEGKIIYIGKAKSLKKRVRSYFSRTIAHPRTQKLVSLIADIETLATDTELEALILESNLIKENQPRYNVNLKDDKRYPYIKITNEIYPRLLVVRQVKNDKAKYFGPYTQAKAMRWTLKLIRKIFPVRSCNLAIPSPRKYKVCLDYFIGKCPGCCEPGRTTPDEYNEIIEGVILMLSGRSDEVVETLTAKMMEHSDRQEFEKAAAARDQIRALQSIIQKQKVVSGDLINRDIIVVARAVADVCIVVLQIRKGILIGRQHFYLTAPEEAQTGEILSSFIIRYYKTTSFLPSEIYTPEELEEPELIKLWFLSKKSFGIKMIQPKKGEKFKLIRLAEKNAKLLLNELLAEKSTIKKKPPAILLSLQRDLYLKTIPRTIAACDISNLGDSDAVGSVIFFSEAKPLKKGYRRFKIKTVEGQDDYSMMAEVVGRYFNHLAENNMDYPDLLLIDGGKGQLGAALNALSELGITSQQCASLAKQFEEVYLPGRPEPISIPRTSSALRLLQHVRDEAHRFAINYHRKLRSKNVAASELDNIPGVGDKRKYILLGALGSVEAIKNARLQDILNISGIPKTLAVKIYEHFHSGDTDE; encoded by the coding sequence ATGAGCGATTCAGAAAAGCAAAATTTGCAGAACGCCGCCGGCGTTGAATTTTCAACCAAATTGAAAAATATTTCCGATTCACCCGGAGTCTATCTTTTTAAAAACGCCGAGGGAAAAATAATCTATATAGGCAAAGCCAAATCGCTTAAAAAACGCGTAAGATCATATTTTTCAAGAACAATAGCTCATCCGCGTACCCAGAAGCTTGTCTCATTAATTGCAGACATCGAAACGCTGGCTACCGATACGGAACTCGAAGCGCTTATCCTTGAATCTAATCTTATTAAAGAAAATCAGCCGCGCTATAATGTAAACCTCAAAGATGATAAAAGATACCCTTATATAAAAATTACCAATGAAATATATCCCCGACTGCTGGTTGTCCGTCAGGTTAAAAATGATAAGGCGAAATATTTTGGACCATACACGCAAGCCAAAGCGATGCGTTGGACCCTGAAGCTTATTCGCAAAATTTTCCCCGTGCGTTCCTGTAATCTGGCAATACCATCGCCGCGCAAGTATAAAGTCTGCCTCGATTATTTTATAGGTAAATGTCCCGGATGTTGTGAGCCGGGCAGGACAACGCCGGATGAGTATAATGAAATAATCGAAGGGGTTATATTGATGCTTTCCGGCCGCTCGGATGAGGTTGTTGAAACATTAACTGCCAAAATGATGGAACATTCCGATAGACAGGAATTTGAAAAAGCCGCCGCTGCCCGCGATCAAATTAGAGCCTTGCAATCGATAATACAAAAGCAAAAAGTTGTTTCGGGTGATTTAATCAATAGAGATATAATTGTAGTTGCCCGCGCGGTAGCTGATGTTTGCATTGTTGTTCTGCAAATTCGCAAAGGGATATTAATTGGCAGACAGCATTTCTATCTTACCGCCCCTGAGGAGGCTCAAACAGGCGAGATACTATCCTCATTTATAATAAGATATTATAAAACCACGTCATTTTTGCCCTCTGAGATATATACTCCGGAAGAGCTTGAGGAACCGGAATTGATTAAGCTATGGTTTTTATCAAAGAAAAGCTTCGGCATTAAAATGATTCAACCAAAAAAAGGTGAAAAATTTAAACTGATTAGATTAGCCGAGAAAAATGCCAAGCTGCTTTTAAATGAATTGTTGGCGGAAAAAAGCACCATAAAGAAGAAACCGCCGGCAATACTGTTAAGCCTTCAAAGAGACCTTTATCTCAAAACCATTCCCCGCACTATTGCCGCCTGCGACATATCAAATCTTGGCGATAGCGATGCAGTAGGCTCGGTAATCTTTTTCAGCGAGGCAAAACCTCTTAAAAAAGGCTACCGCCGCTTCAAGATTAAAACCGTTGAGGGACAGGATGATTATTCAATGATGGCTGAAGTAGTCGGCCGGTATTTCAATCATCTCGCTGAAAATAATATGGATTATCCTGATTTGCTGTTAATTGATGGCGGGAAAGGCCAATTGGGAGCCGCTTTAAACGCCTTAAGCGAGCTGGGAATAACCTCACAGCAATGCGCCTCGCTTGCCAAGCAATTCGAGGAAGTGTACCTTCCCGGACGACCGGAACCGATTAGCATACCGCGAACATCATCGGCATTGAGGCTCCTTCAGCATGTGCGGGATGAGGCTCATCGTTTTGCGATAAATTATCACCGTAAACTGCGGTCAAAAAATGTTGCGGCATCGGAGCTTGACAATATTCCGGGAGTAGGCGATAAGCGGAAATATATTTTGCTTGGCGCCTTAGGCTCGGTGGAGGCAATAAAAAATGCCCGCTTGCAGGATATTTTAAACATTAGCGGAATTCCAAAGACATTAGCAGTTAAAATATATGAACATTTTCATTCGGGAGATACAGATGAATAG
- a CDS encoding MBL fold metallo-hydrolase, with protein MNSILKVDFIEVGPFQTNCYLVRGNNKAIIIDPGDEFFRIEKLINKYNAEVEKIILTHGHIDHIGAVSQVKNITNALVMIHPDDAGMLTDAKANLSAYHDTEFTIDAADEFINDGDIIEIGGIQLKTLHTPGHTPGGISLLTDGIVFTGDALFWGSIGRTDLPGANHETLINAIKSKLLTLPDETIVYPGHGPQTTIGKEREINPWLI; from the coding sequence ATGAATAGTATTCTAAAAGTTGATTTTATTGAAGTTGGACCGTTTCAAACAAACTGTTATTTAGTGAGGGGTAATAATAAGGCGATTATTATCGATCCGGGCGATGAATTTTTTAGAATCGAAAAGCTGATTAATAAGTATAATGCGGAAGTGGAAAAGATTATTCTAACTCATGGTCATATTGACCATATCGGGGCGGTTTCTCAGGTGAAGAATATCACTAATGCCCTTGTTATGATTCATCCTGATGATGCCGGGATGCTTACCGATGCCAAAGCCAATCTATCGGCATATCATGATACGGAGTTTACTATCGATGCCGCCGATGAATTTATAAATGACGGCGACATTATCGAAATTGGCGGGATTCAGCTTAAAACGCTTCATACTCCCGGGCATACTCCCGGCGGGATTTCCCTTCTAACTGACGGTATAGTATTTACCGGCGACGCCTTATTCTGGGGTTCTATAGGACGCACTGATTTACCCGGCGCGAATCATGAAACATTAATAAATGCCATAAAGTCGAAATTGCTGACTCTTCCCGATGAAACCATTGTTTATCCGGGACATGGACCGCAAACTACAATCGGCAAAGAACGAGAAATAAATCCATGGCTGATATAA
- a CDS encoding DNA-3-methyladenine glycosylase — translation MKTSKLNRSFYKRPTLEAAVNLLGKILIYNINGEQLGGRLVELEAYIGEDDPACHACRGMTPRNEIMYGNAGYLYVYFTYGNHYMLNIVTERKGFPAAVLIRGLEPLYGIEAMKRNRGVKKLSDVSSGPGKLAKALNITTAQKGLDVAGNTIYVLDDKKHIDNIWHSTRIGIGDNGADKKWRFYINGNPHVSKMARYVKETAKPYADC, via the coding sequence ATGAAAACAAGTAAACTGAATCGCTCATTCTATAAGCGGCCGACTCTTGAGGCAGCTGTAAATCTTCTTGGCAAGATTTTGATATACAATATAAACGGTGAGCAACTTGGGGGACGGTTAGTTGAGCTGGAGGCATATATCGGCGAGGATGACCCTGCCTGTCATGCCTGCCGGGGGATGACGCCGAGAAATGAAATCATGTATGGAAACGCCGGCTATTTATATGTATATTTTACCTACGGCAACCATTACATGCTAAACATCGTAACAGAGAGAAAAGGGTTTCCAGCCGCCGTGCTGATTAGGGGTTTGGAACCGCTTTATGGTATTGAAGCTATGAAGCGAAACAGAGGAGTTAAAAAACTGTCGGATGTAAGCAGCGGACCTGGCAAGCTGGCTAAAGCATTAAATATAACCACGGCGCAAAAAGGCCTTGATGTTGCCGGAAATACGATATATGTACTTGATGATAAGAAGCATATTGATAATATCTGGCATTCGACACGCATCGGTATAGGAGATAACGGCGCCGATAAGAAATGGAGATTTTATATCAATGGCAACCCGCATGTCTCAAAAATGGCGCGTTATGTGAAAGAAACGGCGAAACCTTATGCGGATTGTTGA
- a CDS encoding site-2 protease family protein yields MFNLERLVLLAPAFLLAITVHEFSHGYIAYRLGDPTAKDMGRLTLNPLVHLDLFGLLALLFIGFGWAKPVPVNTANLANPRRDNIWIALAGPASNFISAFIFGILFRILSPLLIGSDVGQVILSMIFLAVWINLILTVFNLLPIPPLDGFHILEGLVSYETYMKLQTFNRMGSMILLGIIVISTMTHINIFGIIFGPFLRIFGSIFTGQNLAF; encoded by the coding sequence TTGTTTAATCTTGAACGCTTAGTTTTATTGGCGCCGGCATTTCTTTTGGCGATAACCGTTCACGAATTTTCTCATGGCTATATCGCCTACAGGCTTGGCGACCCAACCGCCAAGGATATGGGGCGGCTAACATTAAATCCCTTGGTGCATCTGGATTTATTTGGCTTATTGGCACTATTATTTATAGGATTTGGCTGGGCTAAACCGGTTCCGGTTAATACTGCCAACTTGGCAAATCCTCGACGCGATAATATCTGGATTGCCTTAGCGGGACCGGCATCCAATTTTATAAGCGCTTTTATATTTGGCATACTGTTTAGAATTTTAAGCCCGCTGCTAATCGGTTCCGACGTAGGTCAAGTGATTTTATCCATGATATTCTTAGCGGTATGGATAAATTTAATCCTTACTGTCTTTAATCTTTTGCCAATACCCCCTCTTGATGGTTTTCATATTTTGGAAGGGCTTGTGTCCTATGAAACATACATGAAGCTTCAAACTTTTAATCGTATGGGTTCAATGATTCTTTTGGGTATTATAGTTATTTCAACTATGACTCATATAAATATCTTTGGGATTATCTTTGGCCCGTTTCTCAGGATTTTCGGCAGCATATTTACAGGACAAAATCTTGCGTTTTAG